One stretch of Cedecea neteri DNA includes these proteins:
- a CDS encoding RamA family antibiotic efflux transcriptional regulator — protein sequence MNLSAKVIETISYWIDNNIHRRLRIEDVARYSGYSKWHFQRIFLHYKGESIGRYIRSRKLQLAAQDLKNTKERIVDISVKYGFDSQQSFNRLFTRSFKMSPGTYRKKKSL from the coding sequence GTGAACCTTTCTGCAAAGGTAATAGAAACCATCTCATATTGGATTGACAATAATATTCACCGCCGATTGCGTATCGAAGATGTGGCCCGCTACTCGGGTTATTCCAAATGGCACTTTCAGAGAATATTTTTACATTATAAAGGCGAAAGCATAGGCCGGTACATCAGGAGCAGAAAGTTACAGCTTGCCGCGCAGGATCTCAAAAACACCAAAGAGCGGATCGTAGACATTTCAGTAAAGTACGGCTTTGATTCGCAGCAGAGTTTTAACCGACTTTTTACCCGAAGCTTCAAGATGTCT